A segment of the Streptomyces sp. ITFR-21 genome:
GCTCTTCCACCAGATGCAGCTCATGGTGTGCGCGGTGATCGCCAAGCGCTGGGCGCGGCAGCCCGCGGCGGAGGTAGCGTGGCGCGATGACCGAGACGAGCCGGCGGACACCGTCGACCGGGACCACGGCGCCGGACCGCCCACGGAAGCCGGCCACGACCGGCGACCTGCGCCCGCCTGAGGCCCACGCCGACGAGAGGGCCACCCTGCTGACCTTCCTCCAGTACCTGCGCGACGCCGTCATCCGCAAGGTCGAGGACCTGCCCGACGAAGCCTCCCGCGCCTCGCCCGTACGCTCCGGAACCAGCCTGCTGGGCCTGGTACGGCACCTGGCCGCCGTCGAACTCAACTGGTTCGTCTGGGCGTACGAGGGCCCGGACCGCGAACGCTGGGACGACGACCTCACTCCGGCCGAGGACGAGACCGTGGCGAGCGCGGTCGCCGCCTATCGGGCCGCGATCCGCCGCGCCGACGCCGTGGTCGCGGGCTGCGCCGACCTCGCCCGCCCCGGCGCCCGCTCGCTGCGCGAGACCGACCCGCCCTCGATGCGGTGGATCCTGGTCCACATGATCGAGGAGACCGGCCGGCACGCCGGCCACGCCGACATCCTGCGCGAGCTGTACGACGGCGCCGCGGGCCGCTGACCGCTCACACCACAGGCTCCGCTCGGGGCGGCCGGCCCCGCCCGGCCGCCCCGGTCCGGGCGGCCGCTGCCCCGCCGGCCGCCCGAGCCGCCCGGCTCAGTCGGCCCGGACCGCCGGGGCGGTCCCCAGCGCGATCCGGGCCTCGCCCGCGTACACGTTCATCGAACTGCCCCGCAGGAAGCCGACGAGGGTGAGCCCCGACTCGGTCGCCAGGTCCACCGCGAGCGAGGACGGCGCCGACACCGCGGCCAGCACCGGAATCCCCGCCATCACCGCCTTCTGCGCCAGTTCGAAGGAGGCCCGTCCTGACACCATCAGGATCCGGTCGGCCAGCGGCAGCCGGCCGTCCCGCAGCGCCCGCCCCACCAGCTTGTCCACCGCGTTGTGCCGCCCCACGTCCTCCCGGACATCCAGCAGTTCGCCGTCGCGGGTGAACAGCGCGGCGGCGTGCAGCCCGCCGGTCCGGTCGAAGACGGCCTGCTCCGCCCGCAGCCGGTCCGGCAGCGCCGCCAGCAGCGCCGGAGTGAGCCAGGCCCCGTCCGGTTCGGCGATCGGCAGCCGGGTGGCGGTGCGTACCGCGTCCAGACTCGCCTTGCCGCACAGCCCGCACGAGGACGTGGTGTAGACGTTGCGCTCCAGCGTGATGTCCGGCAGCGGCACCCCGGGCGCGAGCGCCACGTCGACGACGTTGTACGTGTTCACCCCGTCGGCGGTCGCGCCCGCGCAGTACACCACCGACGCCACCTCCTCGGCCGACGCCAGCACACCTTCGCTCACCAGGAACCCGGTGGCCAGCGCGAAGTCGTCGCCCGGGGTGCGCATGGTGATCGCCAGCGGGCGCCCGTTCAGCCGGATCTCCAGCGGCTCCTCGGCCACCAGCGTGTCCGCCCGGTACCCGGCCGCCCCGTCCCTGATCCGCAGTACGCGGCGCCGCTCGGTCACCCGTCCCATGCCTCACCAGTCCCGGTCGCGTTCGCCGTGCGGGGGATACCGCCCTCGCAGGGTGTCATAAAGTGTGGTCAGGCAGCGCAGCGGCGTTCCGACCCACCAGAATGGCAGAGCGAGATGAACGACCAGCCGACCGCCGAGGGCACCCTCGCGGACGACGACCGGGCGCGCGAACAGCTGCGGGCCCTGCGCGGCAGCATCGACAACCTCGACGCGGCCCTTGTCCACCTTCTCGCCGAACGCTTCAAGTGCACCCAGCAGGTCGGCGAGCTGAAGGCCGCCCACAATCTCCCCCCGGCCGACCCGGCCCGCGAGGCCGACCAGATCGCCCGCCTGCGTCGGCTCGCCGCGGACGCCCGCCTCGATCCCGCCTTCGCCGAGAAGTTCCTCAACTTCAT
Coding sequences within it:
- a CDS encoding DinB family protein, giving the protein MTETSRRTPSTGTTAPDRPRKPATTGDLRPPEAHADERATLLTFLQYLRDAVIRKVEDLPDEASRASPVRSGTSLLGLVRHLAAVELNWFVWAYEGPDRERWDDDLTPAEDETVASAVAAYRAAIRRADAVVAGCADLARPGARSLRETDPPSMRWILVHMIEETGRHAGHADILRELYDGAAGR
- the fdhD gene encoding formate dehydrogenase accessory sulfurtransferase FdhD, translated to MGRVTERRRVLRIRDGAAGYRADTLVAEEPLEIRLNGRPLAITMRTPGDDFALATGFLVSEGVLASAEEVASVVYCAGATADGVNTYNVVDVALAPGVPLPDITLERNVYTTSSCGLCGKASLDAVRTATRLPIAEPDGAWLTPALLAALPDRLRAEQAVFDRTGGLHAAALFTRDGELLDVREDVGRHNAVDKLVGRALRDGRLPLADRILMVSGRASFELAQKAVMAGIPVLAAVSAPSSLAVDLATESGLTLVGFLRGSSMNVYAGEARIALGTAPAVRAD
- a CDS encoding chorismate mutase — encoded protein: MNDQPTAEGTLADDDRAREQLRALRGSIDNLDAALVHLLAERFKCTQQVGELKAAHNLPPADPAREADQIARLRRLAADARLDPAFAEKFLNFIIDEVVRHHRAIAARPRPVTPS